One Anolis carolinensis isolate JA03-04 chromosome 5, rAnoCar3.1.pri, whole genome shotgun sequence DNA segment encodes these proteins:
- the LOC103281447 gene encoding struthiocalcin-1 isoform X1, protein MQRKANSNQNTYSRIPERHRQICRPRMSPTAFFFFSLGLVGCLLSGGAQADDCPKNWLSYGSHCYGYFPQELSWPRAQAQCQRSGGHLASILDEDEHEAVATYLRQAQRWDDEDVWIGLSIPSRSRAWTWADGSQLDYTAWEKNKSYFALRGEHCALLEESSGFLLWDNESCSDRNPFLCKV, encoded by the exons ATGCAGCGCAAGGCAAATAGTAACCAGAACACCTACAGCCGCATCCCTGAGAGACACAGACAG ATCTGCAGACCCAGGATGTCTCCAaccgccttcttcttcttcagcctCGGCCTCGTGGGCTGCCTGCTCAGCGGAG GCGCCCAAGCGGACGACTGTCCCAAGAACTGGCTCTCCTACGGCAGCCACTGCTACGGCTACTTCCCCCAGGAGCTGAGCTGGCCCAGGGCCCAG GCGCAGTGCCAGCGCAGCGGGGGACACCTGGCCTCCATCCTGGACGAGGACGAGCACGAGGCCGTGGCCACGTACCTGCGGCAGGCCCAGCGGTGGGACGACGAGGACGTCTGGATCGGGCTCTCCATCCCCAGCAGG AGCCGGGCCTGGACCTGGGCGGACGGGAGCCAGCTGGACTACACGGCTTGGGAGAAGAACAAGAGCTACTTCGCCCTGAGAGGGGAGCACTGCGCACTCCTCGAGGAGTCCTCCG GGTTCCTGCTGTGGGACAATGAGTCGTGCTCTGACCGCAACCCCTTCCTCTGCAAAGTCTAG
- the LOC103281447 gene encoding struthiocalcin-1 isoform X2, protein MNTTLEIISRATGAQADDCPKNWLSYGSHCYGYFPQELSWPRAQAQCQRSGGHLASILDEDEHEAVATYLRQAQRWDDEDVWIGLSIPSRSRAWTWADGSQLDYTAWEKNKSYFALRGEHCALLEESSGFLLWDNESCSDRNPFLCKV, encoded by the exons atgaatacaacactggagataatttcaagagccacag GCGCCCAAGCGGACGACTGTCCCAAGAACTGGCTCTCCTACGGCAGCCACTGCTACGGCTACTTCCCCCAGGAGCTGAGCTGGCCCAGGGCCCAG GCGCAGTGCCAGCGCAGCGGGGGACACCTGGCCTCCATCCTGGACGAGGACGAGCACGAGGCCGTGGCCACGTACCTGCGGCAGGCCCAGCGGTGGGACGACGAGGACGTCTGGATCGGGCTCTCCATCCCCAGCAGG AGCCGGGCCTGGACCTGGGCGGACGGGAGCCAGCTGGACTACACGGCTTGGGAGAAGAACAAGAGCTACTTCGCCCTGAGAGGGGAGCACTGCGCACTCCTCGAGGAGTCCTCCG GGTTCCTGCTGTGGGACAATGAGTCGTGCTCTGACCGCAACCCCTTCCTCTGCAAAGTCTAG